CACGCGACGGCGGTGGTGGACCATCTGCTCGATCGAGATCATCTTCAGGCCGTGCTCGTCGGCGAAGGCGCGCAGCTCGGGCCCGCGCTTCATGGTGCCGTCGTCGTTGACGACCTCGACGAGCACGCCGACCGGGGTGAGCCCGGCCATCCGGGCCAGGTCGACGGCGGCCTCCGTGTGGCCGCGCCGCACCAGCACGCCGCCCTCGCGGTAGCGCAGCGGGAAGACGTGTCCGGGGCGGGTGAGCTCCCACGGCTCGGTGGCGGAGTCGGCCAGCGTGCGCACCGTGTGCGAGCGGTCGGCGGCGCTGATGCCGGTGCTGACGCCGTCGCGGGCGTCGACCGAGATCGTGTACGCCGTGCGCATCTTGTCGCGGTTGTGCGGCGTCATCAGCGGGATCTCGAGCCGCTCCAGCATCTCGCCGGGCATGGGGGCGCAGATGACGCCGGAGCTGTGACGGATCGTGAAGGCCATCAGCTCGGGGGTGGACTTGCTGGCGGCGAAGATGATGTCGCCCTCGTTCTCGCGGTCCTCGTCGTCGACGACGATGACCGGACGGCCTGCGGCGATGTCGGCCACGGCGTCCTCGACGTCGTCGAGGCGGATGCCCTCGTGCCCTGTCATGACTGTCCTTCCGGGGTGCTGGTCGTGCCGGTGGTGGTGCTCGTGGGGGTGGTCTCGGGAGTGGTGGGGGTGCCGGGGGCGGCACCGTGGGCGAGCAGGCGCTCGACGTACTTCGCCATCACGTCGACCTCGAGGTTGACGACCGTGCCGACCGCGGCCGCGCCGAGCGTGGTCCGCGCCAGCGTCTCGGGGATGAGCGAGACGGTGAAGGTGCCGGCGGCGTCGTCGAGGGCGGCCACGGTGAGGCTGACGCCGTCGACGGTGATGGAGCCCTGCGCCACGACGTAGCGCGCGAGCCCGGCCGGCAGCGAGACCTCGACCAGCTCCCAGTGCTCGCTGGGCGTGCGGGCGACGACCTCGCCGGTGGCGTCGACGTGGCCCTGGACGACGTGGCCGCCGAGGCGGGTGGTGGGGGTGACCGCACGCTCGAGGTTGACCCGGCTCCCGGGCCGCAGGGCACCGAGGCCGGTCAGCCGCAGCGTCTGGGTCATGACGTCGGCGGTGAAGCCGTCCTCCTGCAGCTCGGCCACGGTCAGGCAGCAGCCGTTGACCGCGATCGAGTCACCCAGGGCAGTGCCCTCGGTGACGGCGTTGCCGCGCACGGTGAGGCGCACCGCGTCGCCCTGGACGGTCAGGTCGACGACGGCGCCGAGCTCCTCGACGATGCCGGTGAACATGGCCTCAGTCCTCCTGGTTGCTGGTCGTGCTGGTCACGTCGGTCGTGGTCGTGGTCGTGGTCGTGCTGGTCGGTGGGGGCGAAGCGTCACGTGTGTCGCACCGAAACGTCACGTGCGCCGCGTCGAGGCGTCACGTACGTCGCTCCGGGACGTCGGCTCCGTCGCCTGGCCGCTCCCGGGGCCGCGGTCGCATGCGCAGGCGTACGTCGCGGTCGGGACCGTCCCCGAGCACGGCGACGTCGACGACGTCGAGCCGGTGGGCGGCGGTGAGGGTGGGCACGTCGAGCCCCTCGACGGTGTGCGTACCTCCGCCGAGGAGCACCGGGGCGACGTACGCGACGACCTCGTCGACGAGGCCGGCCTCGAGGAAGGCGCCGGCCAGCTGCGGCCCGCCCTCGAGGAAGACGTGGTGGCGCCCCCGCGCGTGGAGGTCGGCCAGCGCCGCGTGGGGGTCGCGGGTGCGGAGGTGCACGGTCTCGGCCGCGTCGTCGAGCACGCGACGCTCGCCCGGCAGCTCGCGCAGCCCCATGACCGCCCGCAGCGGCTGACGCTCCCGGGGCAGGTCGGTGTCGTGCTCGTCGCGCACGGTGAGCCGCGGGTCGTCGACCAGCACCGTCCCGGTGCCCGCGAGCACGACGTCGGCCTCGCCGCGCCGGGCGTGGACGTCGCGGCGCGAGTCGGCGTTGCTGATCCAGCGCGAGGTGCCGTCGGCCGCGGCGCTGCGGCCGTCGAGCGAGGCGGCCGTCTTCCAGGTCACGAAAGGCCGCCCCTGCTCGACCGAGAAGGTCCACACCGGGTTCAGCGCCCGGGCCTCGTCGAGCAGCAGCCCGCCGACCACCTCGACCCCGGCATCGGTCAGCCGCGCCGCTCCCCCGGTCGACACCGGGCCGGCGTCGGACTGGGCGTGGACGACCCGGCGGACGCCGGCGGCCAGCAGCGCCTCGGAGCACGGGCCGGTGCGGCCGGTGTGGTTGCAGGGCTCGAGCGTGACCACCGCGGTCAGGCCGGTCGCCGACGTGCCCCGCGCGGCCAGGTCGGCGAGCGCGTCGACCTCCGCGTGCGGCGTACCGGCACCGCGGTGGTGGCCCTCGGCGACGACGGCGCCGGCGGCGTCGAGCAGCACGCAGCCCACGCGCGGGTTGGGACCGAGCGGGGCGTCCGGGGAGGCCGCGACCGCCAGGGCACGCCGCATCGCCGCCGTCTCGGCGGGCGCGAAGCGCTCGTGCGTCGCGCCGGTCGTGTGCCCGGTCATGAGAACTGCCCTCTCGGTCCGCTCACGGGCACCGGGCAGGGAGGGGACGCGGGCGCTCGTCGACACGCGAGGCGTCGGCGAGGGCACTGCGTGCGCTTCCCATCCGGACTCTCACCGTCGGTCCAGGACTTTCACCTGGTCAACCGGCCACTGGCTGTGGCCGGGTCGCGGACTGTCACCGCCGGCTCGGAATTTCACCGACCCCAGAGCACGCGAGCACTGGCTCGTCGAGGACAAGCCTGCCACACGGCCCGAGACGACGTCAGCGGGAGTGGTGGGTGTCGCCGGTCACGCCTGCGCGGTTCTGCCTGTCGCCCGCTCGGCCTGTCCACGCAGGCGGTCGACCATCGCGGCGGGGTCGTCGGCGCCGAAGACGGCCGAGCCGGCCACGAACATGTCGGCGCCCGCCTCGGCGCAGCGCTCGATGGTCTCCGCGGAGACGCCCCCGTCCACCTGCAGCCACAGGTCGAGCCCGTGACGGTCGATCAGCTGTCGGGCCCGACGGATCTTCGGCAGGCACAGGTCGAGGAACTTCTGCCCGCCGAACCCGGGCTCCACCGTCATGATCAGCAGCATGTCGAGCTCGCCGAGCAGGTCCTCGTAGGGCTCGACCGGCGTCGCGGGGCGCAGTGCCATCCCGGCGCGGGCCCCCTGGTGGCGCAGCTCGCGGGCCAGGCGCACGGGGGCGGTCGCCGCCTCGACGTGGAAGGTCACCGAGCCCGCCCCGGCCTCGACGTACGCCGGCGCCCACCGGTCGGGGTCCTCGATCATCAGGTGCAGGTCGAGCGGCGTCTCCGCCGCGGCCCGCAGGGACTCCACCACGGGCAGCCCCAGGGTCAGGTTGGGCACGAAGTGGTTGTCCATCACGTCGACGTGGAGCCAGTCGGCGTTGCGGATCCGGGCCACCTCGTCGGCGAGGTGGGCGAAGT
This DNA window, taken from Nocardioides sp. HDW12B, encodes the following:
- a CDS encoding riboflavin synthase, translated to MFTGIVEELGAVVDLTVQGDAVRLTVRGNAVTEGTALGDSIAVNGCCLTVAELQEDGFTADVMTQTLRLTGLGALRPGSRVNLERAVTPTTRLGGHVVQGHVDATGEVVARTPSEHWELVEVSLPAGLARYVVAQGSITVDGVSLTVAALDDAAGTFTVSLIPETLARTTLGAAAVGTVVNLEVDVMAKYVERLLAHGAAPGTPTTPETTPTSTTTGTTSTPEGQS
- the ribD gene encoding bifunctional diaminohydroxyphosphoribosylaminopyrimidine deaminase/5-amino-6-(5-phosphoribosylamino)uracil reductase RibD gives rise to the protein MTGHTTGATHERFAPAETAAMRRALAVAASPDAPLGPNPRVGCVLLDAAGAVVAEGHHRGAGTPHAEVDALADLAARGTSATGLTAVVTLEPCNHTGRTGPCSEALLAAGVRRVVHAQSDAGPVSTGGAARLTDAGVEVVGGLLLDEARALNPVWTFSVEQGRPFVTWKTAASLDGRSAAADGTSRWISNADSRRDVHARRGEADVVLAGTGTVLVDDPRLTVRDEHDTDLPRERQPLRAVMGLRELPGERRVLDDAAETVHLRTRDPHAALADLHARGRHHVFLEGGPQLAGAFLEAGLVDEVVAYVAPVLLGGGTHTVEGLDVPTLTAAHRLDVVDVAVLGDGPDRDVRLRMRPRPRERPGDGADVPERRT
- the rpe gene encoding ribulose-phosphate 3-epimerase; this translates as MAAQISPSILSCDFAHLADEVARIRNADWLHVDVMDNHFVPNLTLGLPVVESLRAAAETPLDLHLMIEDPDRWAPAYVEAGAGSVTFHVEAATAPVRLARELRHQGARAGMALRPATPVEPYEDLLGELDMLLIMTVEPGFGGQKFLDLCLPKIRRARQLIDRHGLDLWLQVDGGVSAETIERCAEAGADMFVAGSAVFGADDPAAMVDRLRGQAERATGRTAQA